The genomic window AGCCCTCGACGCTGACGGTTTTTCCGCAGCGCTCAGAACGCTGAAAATTGAATTCTGTTCAACTTTAGGAACAGCCCTGGGctgtcaatgtcacttctctcttgCTAGCCAATTCAAATCAAGGAAAGGGCGGGACCTACGCTGTCGACAATTCAACAACCAGTGCATTTGGTGGACATAGGCCCTTAATGTACACTCAAATTCATGAATAAGATGTAATTTTGGATGAATACAGAACTGTCATCACTATAACAGTTTGAGTTTTTTTTCTATCCTTATTGGAAGCATTactcattaccccccccccccaccacacacacacacacacacacacacacacacacacacacacattattgttTGTACTGTCTCACTACACCTCTATATAGGCCATTCAGCTTCAGACAACAGCCCCCCACCCTTTCAGTGGTTTCCCTTACTTGACCGCCCGAGGTGTGGAGCCGGGATCGATCGGTGTGGCTGTGAGCAGCTCTGCTCCACTGTTTCCTGGGTGGTTGTAGCTCAGATCCAGCTCCAGCAGGTGAGAAGGGTTGGACTTCAGGGCCGAGGCCAGGAAGAGACAGCCCTCCTCGGAGATAAGGCAGCCCACTAGCCTGGggtggcagggtgtgtgtgtgtgtgtgtgtgtgtgtgtgtgtgagtgagtgagtggaggtGGTTGGAAAATTGGTGAAgtagtgatggggggggggggggggggtgaagtaAGTTAGTCGATTTCACATTAagtttacatacatacatatatatatatatatatatatatatatatatatatatatatatatatatatatatatatatatatacacacacacatatatattatatatatatacacacacatatatattatatatatatacatatatatatatatatatatatatatatatatatatatatatatatatatatatatatatatatgtaaagaTACACAAAACATCTGCAAGTGTTAACCAAAATTACTCTTGAACTGGTAGAAGACGTATGTCtgtaaacaacacagtaaaaacGAAAAGTTTGAAAACAACACGGTAAAAAAgataaacaaccaaacaaacaaacaaaacaaatgtcagagaaaacaaaacacgCAGCGTACTTCAGTATCTGGAGTTTGCAGTGAGAATTCCCCAGTCCGGTGGACAGAAGCTTGGCCCCTGCGTCCCTCAGGTCGTTGTCCGTGAGGTCAAGCTCCCTCAGAGCGGAACCGGGACGCTGGAGCACGGAGGCCAGGCCCCTGCAGGACGCCGCAGTCAGGCCACAGCACTCCAGTCTGAGACGGCCCAAAATCAGATCaatcaaatataaaaaaaaaaaaatatatatatatatatatatatatatatatataaaaatatttcagataatatatataaaattaTCTATATTACATCAAAATATCATAGATCATATATAGAGATGGACCaatagatcggctggtgaccggaattggccgattttcacgtgatcggccatgataggcgaccggccggtcagtctgagacatgctgattttatgccggtcaaatatgcACTCGCGCGCcgcaattgtaacaacacccagctgagtttgcaaagtttgaagaagctagcaaccaggccaacactcagggctggatgtagggctacaaagaaagcgctaataggctactgagttttttttatgcagcgaacgctgtgctttgccatattgcgtggaatttactaagctgtcacttcattaggctacataaacatcgctcatcacctCCTGTCcctaattgcgtgcccacagctgaaccacaagcgcagctgaacggagataaccaattgcgacattaaaaagaatcaaagtttagcgatcataggctacatgataataagatgtcaacaagcagtgacatacagtagccctagtagttctactccacttaaaaaaaaaaatacttcaactatttactgcacgtagactagggctatgcctaccctagtctagcagattgagaagtggatgttgtgaaagtgaacaaacgatagcccattagaaaggcaaacaaaagttaatgttgcttttgacatagtagcctacaatgaaaactgatgctctgaatactgaatcagctgtctttgaaagtttctatagcctaattgatgcatttaaccggaattttttcaccgcaaaacagacgtgcgctgttttcatatatggtggagcacctaatcgctattagcacttcttctcccctgtgtttgcgtgatagcCTACTCCCACTTTTCCCTCGACCTCCCATAAATGCAttaatgcatatgaaaatacgttccatggtagcatgttcaaatgtatcatgaaaattgtttttgtatttttagttggatattggatgtgagaagaaaaaaaaaagggtgtTCCATAACAGTGCATTTATATTAGTAGTCTGTGAAATGAATGTCCCACACTGGGAAGCATTATAGTTTGTTACTGCagctgaagttagacttgaagaagaatctgtctgctcaccggttccattttttaacagccatttcattattgacaagttgattacatttctatattaacatgttctattaaagaaaatatagaaaataactatttgtgtgtgctgtaaaatggttagaagacATGAAATCGGAATCAGCTAAAATtggtatcggcaggtcaaaaTCGGAATTTGGAATCGGCCCAaaaaattgcaatcggtgcatctctaatcaTATATATCTAtgatgacacacatacacatacaaataaatttAAATTACACAGCATTAATGTAAACATTTTATGTGTTACATCGCAGGATTGGGAGAGTGGCAGTGATCCAGTATTCCCATTTTTATTATAAAATtagacaaaataaataaaaataaatcaacacaacggacaatgtaatcccttgtaatataattgacaagTCACGTTGgataaaaagtgtctgctaaatgaataaatgcaaatcaTCTTGTTGGTTACCATTACAATAAAACAATCTATATCCTAAATACTATGTAGTCATCAACATAAACATTTACTTGTTATGATAACTCTCAAAATGTCCtgacaaaataaacatgaaaacacagcaacaacaaaacCATTCATGAATGTTTAAAATAAGGAATCGTATAATGCATTCAGGTAACTGATGTCTCCAGGACCTACCTCAGGATCTCAAGTGTGCAGTGAGGGTTCTTTAACCCTTTGCAGATCAGCGTCGCTCCGGAGTCCTTCAACTGGTTGCCGCTCATGTCCAGCACCCGGAGGTGACAGTGAGGAGACAGGAGGACGGAACACAGACTCCCGCTGGACTTCTCAGTCACGTTACAGTCCGAGATTCTTCAAAAGGAAGTTAAAACCATAATAAGAGCATTAGTCCCAGTACAGACTGCTCAGAGATTTCAGCTATCATTAACTCACTGTACATTCAGTCAGGGATTCTTTGTAAGAAAGTTGAATATATAATAAGAGCATTAATCCCAGTAGGGAGATTGATTATGGCACGAACACGATTActcaatgattttggaaacaccATATATTTTCCTAAACTTTCAAAatattaaataaacaaatatgaaTGTATGATAACTCTATGAATAATAAcagtcatatactgtatttttcATATATGACTACTGCTAAAACATAAATCAACAACAGTTACCATTATGGCTTAAGGTGAAGACTCAGCATGAAAGTAACTACCTCATTACCTCAAAATTACCTCAAAGACTTGGCATCTCAAGTAGAGAGGAGATTTTGACACTCAATAATTCAACATTATGTATTTCTGCAATAAACAACCTAAAACCGTTGTTAAGACCACCAGGCTCGTTTGTGGTGATTTTAACATATGAGACCACACGTAGATAACCGTTAACAAATGTTTATTAAAGTAATAATGTAGGGCAAACGTAAACTACAGTCAGTGTCCATAAGATGGTGGAAAAATAAAGATGTAATGTAAGTCAGGGTACAATGTAAAATGCATtctcaaaataaaagcaacgcAGATTCTCCTGGAGAGAAGGGGACCCCGAACCCAGCCAGGTAGCCTCTTTATAGCTGGATCCCTGATCAGCTGACTAGCAGCTGACTAGCAACACCTGTGCACTGACTCCGCCCTGCaacacatagaaagagagacaggcaaaCAAACAGACCAACAGTATCATAACACCGTCCATTCATTTACCTCAGAATCTCCAGCTTACAATTAGGACTCAGCATGGCTGTGAAGAGCCTCTCTGCTCCGGCGTCCTTTAGGTCGTTGCGGTGCAGGTCCatctccactaggtggcagtctgcAGACTGCAGAGCACAGGCCATAACCTCACATGACGTCTCATTGAGGTTACATGCGGAGAATCTGGAAAGGGGAGATGCCTTTGGTTTGAGGTTTTAAACCACGCCAAATAGATTTTACACAAGTGCTTTTACGTGCAACCAATGGCTGCACTGATGGTGTCAGTACTAAATAACACAGAAGTATAAATATTTAAAGAAAAAACTGCATTTAAAATCTTTGTTGACAAGAAGGGTGTGTTTTTGCAGTGCTTCTGAAAAGTTGGTTTAATGTACCAACTTTCAATGTGGTGTTTTATTGTTATGCCCATTGAAGAAAATGAACTCTGAACTAAGTCTGGCTGACACATTGATATTCAAATTGAACTGAATATGTTATCAAATAATTGATAGTGATAGTGAAACATgataatgattgattgattgaatgattgatttaaaaaaaatacatgatgATTCTATTGATTACtgaatacatttgacaaaatatTTTCTTGACTTTTTATCAGTATCAGCATTAGGGTGGTTCTTATCAagtccaatttttttttttgcaaaatgtTAGTGTCTTAACCTCTTAAACTGTTCCTTTTAACTTCAAAATATGCAAACATATAGAAATATGCAAACATTTTGACAAGAAAATTATATTTAGAGGTAGCTCAATCATGGATTGGataataagatggatgttgctgttggcgaacagtgtgacacgagttcagcttttattaagttggcaaacgtttgaactagccaactagctccgctggtgggaaacgcatgggactcatagcgctgccgctgtcctattgcatgcagagggaatttgaaagacaactgattatcccgcccctcggactgagcactgcgaacggtgagtgcccagaccctacattttaatgtgggtctggctcgtcaggctaagcaACACtgactgtcagacaccaaacaggacgaggaccacaaaagcgtcacgttcaaaagtttatttaagggttgggggttaagggggtttcaggggttccggggggggtacaggagttccaagagtctgcgtgtgtgtgttcccccagtagccgaacagcgatggcaggagctggatgatccgggaagtcctgggggaaacacacacacaacagcaattgaaacgaagcagcagtacagtcaaggactaggcggtattcgtagaagagggacggaaggcaggtcaagattaccggggctggagaacacagaagtagtcgagcgggtccgggatcacaggcaaagagtcagaggcgttttcaaaaacaggcaggtaactggtgctggttgcagacgatctgacaagtgtggactgaaaagcaaggctttatatagagggcatgatgagtggtgaatgcagtgcagctggtaggtaacgagggtgaggcagagcagagcaggaacaggtggaggtcatcagacttcaatcagcacgtgttaccaggcagagagagagctcatgacactgACATgacaacaatctcaaaaaaagCACAACGTTTTCAACAATCCCTCATTTCTGATGCTCAGCAGCCAGTGTTGACTTTTTGCAGTCTGGATAGATCCGTCAGTGATCTTCCATTCTAATAGATGGCAGATTTGATCCAACTAATTCTGCTATGgtggaaccaatcaaataaACTTCACTTCTTGTTTTTGCCATGATTTTGCTCTTGGtacacaacacaactgcaagcaAAGCTGAGCAATGAATGGTGAAGGTGCCTTTTCTTCATACAGTTTTGTGGCACATATTTGGGGTTCAGTGGATACAATTGTTTGAATGTTTTAATGAAGACCAAAAAATGTGCTCTAAACCCAAACAATAACCAAGGTGATCATCAATAGAAATATGTATTGATTCCACCAGGAAAGGTAAATAATTTGGATTTAGTTTCTACAATAAGTAAACTGAGATATGTATCTAAAAtattaggggtgtgaatctctcatgtaaaagacgatacgattcacatctagatacatgggcacgattcgatacaagaaaagatacatgttcataaaaaacgattcagtacaaTTCGATGCGATTtgatgcaattcgatgcagttcaagaatggaaagcattctgaaagattttttatcatttgctcaaggtgcacattaattttatgttatcaattatcatggtcatggttgtcaattaggcaaaacaagtgtgaatatgattatctaaactgaggtttgcatcatatactgtattgaaatgaaaaaataatagtctacatttcagtcaaacacagcagccaaatacaacataaaaatacatttttatagacattATAGATGTTATAGAacatatctgattgttttcaaggagctgtagtctattgttgaggtaagacaataccgaaataaaattacaaaaacaaaagagtaaaaaatgtcaaacaaacgaccgagtgcgagttgtcacgtgcttaagttgcagtagatgtatgggtaatgaggtcctttgacaactttgggcaatgaatgtagcctaaaACGAACTGCATTCCCCACAAATCTGTGCCACgtgtagtttcaaaaccggaagtgcGATGAAtgcgctgcttggaacgtaaatgagagtctgagcgagcagaaaaggttgtgaaccgattcgtaacaagtaaatcgatataacgaccggttcatttcagttttattccgatacgggACTTCACGTATCAATGTAGCCATgccttacacgttaaaaacggataccgatacgtatcggttaatctttacacccctataaaatatgtatctaaAATACATATTTAGGAATATATGGTGCATTAGATGCTTTTATGGAGATTGTTTTGAATTCAAATGATCAGATCATTTCTGAAACAGAAAATCATCTCAAAGTTTAAAGCTATTGAGCTACCAGTAATTATTATGTTACTGCCATAAAAATTGGCATGCTGTATTTTCTTATATAAGGGAACAATTTGAAGGGCTAAGAGCATGACAATTGGAGACTTTAAAAATAAGGACCACCCTAATCAGCATGTGTgccatgttaaaaaaaaaaaatattttcacaagATAAATATGTCATAATGCATATCCTGTATTGCAAAGTATaccaatgaataaataaatatggcCACTCACAGAGCCCTTCTGCAGCACTTCACCACAGGGAccagcctcctcctcccttcatcCGACGATGTGTTGTACTTTCTCAGGTCGACCTCGTCCAGCACCTCCCCGGACATGAGGAGCACATGGGCCAAGCAGGAGCAAAAGGAGGATGAGAGTGCCTTTCTGGAGCCCTCCAACTGCAGGTACTCCTGGATCTCCCTGTGCATGGAGCTGTCGTTCATCTCCATCAAGCAGTGGAAGAGGTTGATGCACCTCTCGGGGGAGAGGCCCTTGCCCTTGTAGGCCTTGATGTACTCGATCATGTGGCGGACGGTCTCGGTGCTCGACTGCAGACGCGGCAGCAGCCCCCGGAGAAGCCGCTGGTTGGACTCGAGGGTGACGCCCAGGAGGAACCTCAGGAACAGGTCCAGGTGGCCATTTCTGCTGTTCAAAGCTGTGTACAGGGAGTCTTTGAGGAACCGCTCGAGGGACAATTCGTCGCCCGTTTGGGGTCGACCTTTAGAGGCCCGGACCCGCAGTAGAGGCTTGAGCTCCTCGAGGCTCCCGCTGGTGTGGGTGGCGAAGGCGTGAAAGGCGGCGAGGAATTCCTGGATGCTCAGGTGCACAAAGCAGTAGACTTTCTGCTGGTAAAACACCGACTCCTCTCGGAAGAGTTCGGTGCACATCCCTGAGTACACCGAGGCTTCGTTGACGTCGATGCCGCACTCCAACAGGTTGTCCTCATAGAACATGACGTTCCCCGCCAATGTTTGTTTGAAGGCCAGCTTCGCCAGCTTCAGAACAGCTTCCCCATGTGATGAAAGAAGCCCCCCCTTGTCAGTTCCCCCGTGTCCACCGTGGTACTTCTGATCCTTGATGCTCATCTGGATGAGGAGAAAGTGGGAGTACATCTGCGTCAGTGTCTTGGGGATCTCCGCATTGTCCTCCTTTGTCCTCTTCAGAATCTGCTGGAAGACGGTAGCGGCAATCCAGCAGAAGACGGGAATGTGACACATGACCTGGAGACTTCGAGACGTCTTGATGTGTGCAATGATGAGCTCGGCCTGTGTGGCATCCTCGCATCTCTTCCGGAAATACTCCTCCTTCTGGGCCTCGTTGAAACCGCGGACTTCGGTCATCTGGTCGACGTACTTGGTCGGGATCAGACAGGTTGCCGCCGGCCGAGATGTAACCCACACCAGGGCTGAGGGAAGCAGATTGCCTTGAATGAGATTTGTGATCAGCTCGTCCATGGAGGCCACTTTGCTCACGTCGAAGAAAGCTTCGTTGCCTTGGAAGTTCAGTGGCAGGCGGCTTTCGTCCAGGCCGTC from Alosa sapidissima isolate fAloSap1 chromosome 9, fAloSap1.pri, whole genome shotgun sequence includes these protein-coding regions:
- the LOC121718463 gene encoding NACHT, LRR and PYD domains-containing protein 12-like, producing the protein MERVSGPPLTPGQSRCGVCELLPSDPLSISACGHSFCRPCLSSYWAGTGGPTCPRCADQHRAQLKIPCADDGQGSSGPGLIGAPVMSSIATASDGGSICNPTFAGCQIYGPVTFNNETQSTSTGRRLSEKEQEEALLQEVRIDHKARMKKRFECIFEGIETKANKKLLNKIYTDLYITEVESEGINDEHEVWQLETAFKKQSAQDAPINCNDIFKPLPGEEGNIRVVLTKGVAGIGKTVSVQKFVLDWAEGSANQNIRFMFVFPFRVLNSIKEKHSLQKLLLGFHPELKSLGDTNEYYDDSRTILIFDGLDESRLPLNFQGNEAFFDVSKVASMDELITNLIQGNLLPSALVWVTSRPAATCLIPTKYVDQMTEVRGFNEAQKEEYFRKRCEDATQAELIIAHIKTSRSLQVMCHIPVFCWIAATVFQQILKRTKEDNAEIPKTLTQMYSHFLLIQMSIKDQKYHGGHGGTDKGGLLSSHGEAVLKLAKLAFKQTLAGNVMFYEDNLLECGIDVNEASVYSGMCTELFREESVFYQQKVYCFVHLSIQEFLAAFHAFATHTSGSLEELKPLLRVRASKGRPQTGDELSLERFLKDSLYTALNSRNGHLDLFLRFLLGVTLESNQRLLRGLLPRLQSSTETVRHMIEYIKAYKGKGLSPERCINLFHCLMEMNDSSMHREIQEYLQLEGSRKALSSSFCSCLAHVLLMSGEVLDEVDLRKYNTSSDEGRRRLVPVVKCCRRALFSACNLNETSCEVMACALQSADCHLVEMDLHRNDLKDAGAERLFTAMLSPNCKLEILRISDCNVTEKSSGSLCSVLLSPHCHLRVLDMSGNQLKDSGATLICKGLKNPHCTLEILRLECCGLTAASCRGLASVLQRPGSALRELDLTDNDLRDAGAKLLSTGLGNSHCKLQILKLVGCLISEEGCLFLASALKSNPSHLLELDLSYNHPGNSGAELLTATPIDPGSTPRAVNVDHGAACRLTSGLQKYACNLTFDPNTAHRKLCLSEDNRSVACNMREQAYPDHPDRFSTWQVLCREPLSRRSYWEVEWSGWYGVVIGASYKVDAGDSPPDVTNIGYNDWSWSLACYDNRPSDQLLIMANQLDFLFHAMDHLKPDQLKRFKLYLSHRTLDDVEPIPKERLGNSDATDVMG